In the Limanda limanda chromosome 15, fLimLim1.1, whole genome shotgun sequence genome, GCAGCCTTAAAGAGTCTAATGCACAGTTAAGTAAAATCATGGAGGAGCTTGATCAGTGTAAGAAAGATTTGGCAGATTTGGAGCATCAGTTGGAAGCTGCAAAGAAAGATTGtcaacagaaagaaaagtcGCTTCAAGAACAAGAACATCAGTTACAACAGACCAAAAAAGATATTTCAGAGAAAGAGAAGTCATTTACCGCAGAACTGAACACTAAGCAGGAGGAACAAACTTGCTTTAAGAAACAGCTGGATGAAAAAAATGCCCAcgagaagaagatgaaaaacacTATAACCGAGTTGGAAACTAAGGTAAAATCACAGGAAACAAAAATGGAAAAGTTCAAGCAGAAGGCCAAAGAGATGCAGGAGAATTTTAAGAAAAAGCTTCAGCAGAACGACGAGACCATGAAGAAGGAGCTGGCGAAGAAGGCGACAGAGCTTCAGCAGAAAGAGCAACAAGTTCAAGAGAAAATTCTCGAGATGGCCCAAAAAAGCTCCCATGGCCTGAGCACTGCAATGACAGAGTTGCAGGCCAACCataaggaggaggtggagaagctaCGTGACAGCCACAAGCGTGGGGCTGAGGAGATGCAGCGCCAGTGGCAGGAGAAGTTTGGGCAGCAAGAAGAGGAACTGATGGAAAAACACTCAGTCGTTCTGCAGGAGAAGGCTCAGGAATTGGTGGAATTATCTCAGCAACTTGGCAAAAGCAGAGAGGACACTGATCAAGTTATGTGTGAAATGAAGGACTTAAAGGAAGAGCTGGCGATTCGAGAAACCACCgtgcagaagctgcaggaagagcTTAACGAAGCAGCAGTGAAGCTGGAAAGTTTGTCCCAGGGTGAAGCGATGTTGAAAGAGCAAATGGAGTCAGTGGAGAGGAACCTGAATCAGGCTATGAATGAGAGAAACGCCCTGCAAGACAAGCTGAGCgcaaaagaggaagagagcagagagaagatgaagagttTGTCAGATAAATTGGAGGAAACCGAGACGCAGCTGAAAGCACTGGAAAGTTCCagatttaaagaaagtgatgactTGCAGAATAAATGTGAGGAAGCTGCCCGTCAACTCCAAGCCAAGGAAGCAGAGTTCCAGCAGCAATTAATTATGATCAATAAGCAACTGGAGAATTACTGTCAGGAGGTTCAGTCTCAAGTGGAGTGTGGATCTAATGAACTCCGTCACAGAGTTGAATGTAGGGTAAACGAGCTGAAGGACAGGCTCCTGTGTAGTCAGAGAAAGGTAGGCCATCTCAAAAACACTATCCTCACTAAAGCAGATCGCATTTGCACTTTAGAGGAGACTCTCCATCGGCAGATGGAGGAGAACCAGAATCTATGCATTTCATTAGAACAGACGTCTGCTCAGGTAAGTGCTCACGCAGAGCATATCAAAGCCTTAACAAACGTCAAGGAGAATCATTCTATGTCTATCGGTGACAAGGTTCAGAAAATCGAGGAGCTGAGGGAAGCAAACAGAATCATATCAGATAGTATGAAAGCAAACGAGGCGCATATCAGTGATTTGGAGAGCATCGTCAGTGACTTGAAAAATCAGCTCGAAATTTGCgtaaaagagaaggaggaagccATAAATCATCTGAAGCAGCAGtatgaagaggagagacaacAGGAGGCTGTTCAGATGAAGGAGACCATTGAGAGATTGGAGCAAGAGAGGAAGTCTGCGTCGGAGCAGGCAGACGCGCTCAGGAGCAGACTGTCTGAGTACGAGAATAAAGCAGAGATCAAGTTCGTCCAGAATGACAACACTATCACGTCTCTACTGGCCCGGCTGGAAGAGCTGGAGCTTGAAATGTCTGAAAAGAACGAGGCTCTGCGAAGCCTGACAGCAAGTATTGACAATCAGTCCATCAGCAAGTCTGAGATGGACCAGGTGTTGAGCGAGAAAGAGCAGAAACTCAGCGGACTCACCTCGGAGCTGGAGAGTTGTGTCTCCCGACTCGCCGAGCTTCAGGAGCAGCTAGCCTTAAAGTCAAAAGAGTGCGAACAACTCGCAGCAGATCTAAAGCAGCAACAcagcatcagggagagcaaCAAaagggagctggaggagcagctgcagcagacccaGATGCAGAGCGCTCTGAGCGGTAACTCAGAGCAGGAGATGGCAGGGAAATTGCACTCCCTCGAAGAAGACAACCAAAAGTGTAAACTCCTGCTTGAGAGTCAGAGGGAAGaatttgaaagaataaaaagcgAGATTATCAAGAGCAAAGAGGAGAGTCTGAAGGCAACTGCGGAGAAGTTATCAGCAGAGAGCGCTCGGAAAGTATCAGAGCTGAAGAAGAAAGCTGAGCAGAAAATCGGTCAGATTAAAAAACAGCTGACCTCACAGCTTGAGGAGAAAGAGCAGACGATCAAAGCTCTTCAGACCAGCGTGGAGGAAATCAAGAGCAGCGAAACGTCAGGCCAACAACAAATAGAAACATTAGAGGAGAGACTGAAAACTTTGGAGGAAGCTCTTGTCAAGCttagagaggagcaggagagagaactTGAGCAGACGCTGAGATATGAGAGGCTTGAGAAAGAAAAGTCTGTGGAAGAACTGAAAACCATGTATGAAGAGAAGTTGACCTTACTTCAGACAGATACAGCTCAACAAGGGGAACTCAAAGAAGCTAAATCAGCGCTGCAAGAGATCGAAGCAAAGCTGAAAGAAGCAGAGGAGCAAAATCAAAATCTCCTTGCAGAAATAAATCATCTGAAAGAAGAGATGCGTGAGAGGGAAGCCCGGCTTAATCAGCATCAGGAAACTATTAAACAACCAGAAGTTGTGGCTGAGATGACGGTCGAATGTAGCAGCGCACAGCAAACCAAGAGCGTGATGGAAAACCAAACGCACAACCACTCTCCCCTGCAAGAAGAGGACGGCGATTCCCTGGAGTCGCTCAAGAGCAAACTGAGTCGGGTGTCGAACGAGAAGGAGAAAATCCACAAGGATTTCACCAGGTTACAGAAAGACGTGCGATTACTGAGGAAGGAGCATGAACAGGACATAGAGTACATGAAGAAAGAGTTGTTAGAGGAGAACGAGAAAAACCTGAAGTAAGTGCATGATATCAAGGTATTTGTAACAATGTGTAATTAACCATTGACATCCTACATTTGCATTGACCTTTTGTCTCTTTTGTAATATTTAGACACATGCTTGTGTTGTCCTAATTGATTCACTACACTGCTTTTACCTTCTTTTGTAATAGAATGGAGTTGGAAGATGTGGAAATGAAGCACAATTCTGCCATCAAGCATTTAATGAGAGAGATCAACACACAAATGGCCTTAAAAGAGTCGGAGCTAGAATCGGCAGTAAAGGAAGCCATTGGTGAGGCGGAAGAAAGTAAATCTACATTCATCAAATTCAAAGTGATGAGATTTGAATCACTGGATATTAGTGATTAAAGAAGACATATGCTTACATTCAGGTTCATCATTTTAAGTTGTGTTATAATTTGTAAAGATTCACATGCTCTCAtggtcagaaaacacatcactttcctcattcGGTCCATTGCTgtagctcctcttttcagcctcagtctgaaacacttggtttcagCTCCTGTCCCCCTCCTGATAAAGagcagtctgctctgattggttaacCGGCTTTCTTTGGAGGTGTGGCTGAAAATCCTTATGCAAATGCAGACCTTTGTGACTTCACATGACATCAAGATGATGCAGAAGTATCAgttttcaggagcttcagtgtaTTCTTTTGGAGAGAGGAGCTCACTTTACAggctttgggctttttaactttgcagacattaaatattcacaaaAACCATTATAACACACTtcatgaaagaaaaactgaaaaagcatcatatgtctcctttaaaataaGTATTTCTGTTGTGGTGAAGTCCTTCTGGTACAATGCAGTCTGCTCATGTGTCAAGCTTCCAAGTATCTGACTTATAATAGCAAAGGTGATGACTTCCATGTACAACTATAGTGTGGAGGAACAtggaaacatgttttatttcctcttgaCACTGGGTGGAACAAAATTAAGGGGTTGTTGCACTTGGAGCAGTGGAACTGATTTAGCATGTTTCCCTATTTCCTCCCTGGTTAAACCTGTTAAATTCCAGATGGGTTGTGAGTGAGCGGTTTGGAGCATGACTCTGGTTTAATTTGCTAACTCTGGCTTCTGTCCCGCTCCTCGACACAGCGAAGGCCCAGAGTGTTGAAGCAGAGCTCATCACCAGCCACCGTGAAGAAGCCAGTCAGTTCAGGAAGGTGATCACGCAGAAGGACGATGATTTGCACAGAACTGTTCAGAAATATGAAgaggtcatacaggtatagtaaaacatttttttttatagttttactGTAGAAAGGAGATTGAATTCTCTCATCATTTGGAAGCTATCACTGCACTAGTTGGAAGATGTTCCCTTGGACCCAAACTCAAAACCCCTGGATACCATTAGTCATCTGAtttcatttattgattttaaaCTGACATAATACATGATAAACATATGTCTTTTTAATTCATAGATTATTCTAATACACAGTATTTTCACATATCCCCATGGAGCCTTCTACCAGGATCTATAAGAACTTGACTTAATTATCAGTGAAGACTTTCAGAATGATAAACACAGACAGGGGAAGGACTAAAcgataaaacaacacacagtttCTTAGGAAGGTGTATGACCACCGAGCGCTGCCACTACAGCTTCAGTTAACCATGGCATTCATTTTGACTGAGGTCTGAATAATATTAGAAGACTCAACACCAATCTTCTAAAAGATCCTCCTCAATCTCACCTAGCTGTTAAGcggggttgagatctggtgactgtgaAGAATGTAGCACACGTAACTTTCATGCTCCTCAAACCAATCAGTGATCTCGTGGATCTGGTTAAATGATCATTAACAAGCAGTCAGTGGCTGGTATGAAATTTCCCTCTGTTACTGTCTCCAAATGTAATTTAAGACAGAGGTCGGAAATAAGGCACTGACCTGCCCTAAAATAGTTGAGTTGTGATGCTGAGATGAAAATAGGAAATGACTCAGCCACTattatctgtttttcttttgtagagtcgagaggaggagatgggagaCCGAGTGTGGCAGGTCCAGAAGGAATTGGAGGATTTGCGAGCGACTAGCCACGGCCCGGCTGAGGTACAAACAGCTCTGACCTTCTGTACATTTTCACCAGCTCGTCAAACATCTGTGACTGGTTTTACGACTGGTTGATGCATTAGGGACATTTTCCCATTTACACAATGTAGAAATTCATACCTGCAGCTATCAGCTCTTTATATATGAGTCTAGAGGTTAGGATTAAATTGATATACTGATTTGAAGTCATAAGTCACTAAACAATGGCTGCACGAAATAACAACAGCTGTATGAAATcactttttcagttttcttctgGGATTTTGACAGAAGCATTTCTAGTTTTGAATGGCAGCTTAATCCAGGTGCGTTTTAGTTTCAGTATCACATGGCCCCTTCAGTCGCCTTATTGTTGAAAGTTCATATTCAGGATTATAGACTTAGCAGCTACCGGTTATCTTTTCCTTTGCCTTGTTTCGTAATTGAAGGATTTTGTCTGAAAGCTTGGAGACAATATGCCTTCGCTCTTTGCTGCCATCAGTGTCTCGCTCCGGTCGCGTGGCTCCTCTCCAAAGAGCACCGGATGCTGTGAAGCTCGTTTGATTCGCTCAGGAATGTTCTCCTCGGCAAACCGAGATCGCGAGGCAGCAGCCAGCCTCAATCCCTGTTCTCAATTATCATCATGCGAGGTGATTCTCAGCCGAAGATTTATACCACAGCAATACTCGCATTCAAGATGTGTTTACTGGCAAGAGTCCATAAAGGACAGAAGTAGTTCTGAGAGATGCCCTTACCCAGGTGCTGAGGGCGCCATGAGACCCCTTCATTGATTCTTCTACTCCTGTCcagatgcacacaaacaaagagtTACGTTGCGCCCTCTGCTGCATTTTTCCCTAGTGAGGTCATAATTTTTATGGGTGGATTGAACGGGTTTACGCTCCAGGAGGCTTTTCTTTACCACGGGGCTCACGAACCATTCTTCATTTAGACAGGGGGTCTGCATGTCTTTCCGTAGAGACCACACTCTTTTCAGTGTGTTAAAAGTCCTTTCATTGCACTGTGAAATTTTAAGATGAGGCAGGTTATGTTCTACTTTTTCATTTTGGCTaaaaatcccatgaaaagaGCGGCAGTGAGGTTTAAAGTTATGTTCATGGTGAAGATGAAAGGTGTGAACGGATAACACTGGAGCTGTGGCACAGAGGAATCAGCTCAAGCAGGATTTTCATACACAAACAATATATATGACAAATTTATTGTTGGTTTTGATTGATATTTGTTgaattttatttcactgttacCACAAATATATCTTAAATATTCTGTTCTTACTCCCAGTATCTTCTTATTTCTCTTTAATTCTGGTACAGATGAGCTCAGAAGAACTACAGGTACGTCTGCagcttcactggtttcactgttTTATGAGTCATATCATCTCAGCCCATTATCACTGTAAAGCCGGTCTTTGATCGAGGAAGCATGCATCATGCGAGAGCTCATACTATCAGTGTGTTGTATTACTTGTTCCACCTCCCAGTTCTCTGATAATTAATGTTCTGTCCTTCACCTCAGACTCATCTCGCTGAGAAGACTACCTTGCTGAGCGAGGCTCGGCTGAAGGAGCAGGAATTTGTTGAGAGAGTAAGTGTCGACcccattgtgtttgtgtgtgtgtgtctttgtgtttttgtatgtgtgtgtgtgcgctctctGCGGGGACAAGTGAACAGCAAATCCCACACAGAGTATTCCCAGGGTTCTGTGGCCTGTAGCAAGAGCAGCTACTGCTCTCCCGCTGCATCAACTTAATTACGCAGCACATCTGTTTACATTTGGTTTAACCCCATAAACAATCAGAGCAACGCCTCCTACAgtttttctcacacacattgTCACTCTCACAAATATGCCCAAAGGACGaccaacaaaatgtttatatcacaTGCAACAATTTAAGCTAATACATGGCATTAACCAAGTG is a window encoding:
- the golga4 gene encoding golgin subfamily A member 4 isoform X4; translated protein: MFKKLKQKITEEQSPQRNAQSPPQAQMGSGERRSSQTPPFHHDGSPSPSDREGASKGPVRSPRGSINGDGIASPHREEPQSFAQKLQFKVPSMESLIRGGASRAESLFRSPSKDNLVRSSSRESLTPLGENDSPGAPTYDPPSDIESEAEEPQGTAESLSKEQLLHRLFQVESSLGKYRGKYSELVTAYRTVQRDKEKTQVILSQSQDKALRRIGELREELQMDQQAKKHLQEEFDAVLEEKDQRITVLQTQVALLKKRVKVFSDETLPPENEVPQSRDTEDSASAAQSPSKEQGAESEGEGNSDPAKLMEALQKRVTRQESLLQKCKELIRTHKERSAQLGSENETLQEQLQERLQELEKMKELHTTEKTKSITQLRDAKNLIEQLEQDKGMVIAETKRQMHETLEIKEEEIAQLRSRLQQTTSKKEELQDQKEKAEKSAFEELERALGVAQKAEEARKQLQVQLEEQVKNIEMEGEEERKKLQQELTRVKQEVVIIMKKSSEETVAGLEKLHSETLATKEAETNARISKAVEECKAEFAQLAKEQEQQSSLALEDADLQKTAVRTEAESTVKELQLELETARTRILELESSMEKFSEEGASLSNELSSQMDELQDKLKVQICALQEKHQEQMENHKCIVNQHHDAVVEELKENHRVEVETLMKEKEMQFQAHVEDMNQKTFEKLDAKQAELEALSSEHSEALATKQLLEEKLVAAEEAHHSARKEHKKKFQDQAAKHSVKLANIKQEHEQSFGGVEKTLKQELNAMQIVLREKEKEIGEHVLREKTLQEQSNSNIQELHVKVKELEELQQSLSQSQLEYSSLKESNAQLSKIMEELDQCKKDLADLEHQLEAAKKDCQQKEKSLQEQEHQLQQTKKDISEKEKSFTAELNTKQEEQTCFKKQLDEKNAHEKKMKNTITELETKVKSQETKMEKFKQKAKEMQENFKKKLQQNDETMKKELAKKATELQQKEQQVQEKILEMAQKSSHGLSTAMTELQANHKEEVEKLRDSHKRGAEEMQRQWQEKFGQQEEELMEKHSVVLQEKAQELVELSQQLGKSREDTDQVMCEMKDLKEELAIRETTVQKLQEELNEAAVKLESLSQGEAMLKEQMESVERNLNQAMNERNALQDKLSAKEEESREKMKSLSDKLEETETQLKALESSRFKESDDLQNKCEEAARQLQAKEAEFQQQLIMINKQLENYCQEVQSQVECGSNELRHRVECRVNELKDRLLCSQRKVGHLKNTILTKADRICTLEETLHRQMEENQNLCISLEQTSAQVSAHAEHIKALTNVKENHSMSIGDKVQKIEELREANRIISDSMKANEAHISDLESIVSDLKNQLEICVKEKEEAINHLKQQYEEERQQEAVQMKETIERLEQERKSASEQADALRSRLSEYENKAEIKFVQNDNTITSLLARLEELELEMSEKNEALRSLTASIDNQSISKSEMDQVLSEKEQKLSGLTSELESCVSRLAELQEQLALKSKECEQLAADLKQQHSIRESNKRELEEQLQQTQMQSALSGNSEQEMAGKLHSLEEDNQKCKLLLESQREEFERIKSEIIKSKEESLKATAEKLSAESARKVSELKKKAEQKIGQIKKQLTSQLEEKEQTIKALQTSVEEIKSSETSGQQQIETLEERLKTLEEALVKLREEQERELEQTLRYERLEKEKSVEELKTMYEEKLTLLQTDTAQQGELKEAKSALQEIEAKLKEAEEQNQNLLAEINHLKEEMREREARLNQHQETIKQPEVVAEMTVECSSAQQTKSVMENQTHNHSPLQEEDGDSLESLKSKLSRVSNEKEKIHKDFTRLQKDVRLLRKEHEQDIEYMKKELLEENEKNLKMELEDVEMKHNSAIKHLMREINTQMALKESELESAVKEAIGEAEETKAQSVEAELITSHREEASQFRKVITQKDDDLHRTVQKYEEVIQSREEEMGDRVWQVQKELEDLRATSHGPAEMSSEELQTHLAEKTTLLSEARLKEQEFVERIHSLEDKIKCFTRKTVVTHLGSTFKDSGFNSTDALSETTELEYLRKVFFEYMMGRETKTMAKVITSMLKFSPDQAQKVLDIEDSKTTPWLR
- the golga4 gene encoding golgin subfamily A member 4 isoform X1 gives rise to the protein MFKKLKQKITEEQSPQRNAQSPPQAQMGSGERRSSQTPPFHHDGSPSPSDREVLAGMIAEPAFLSEYTIFALDHSNRPKTAQVASVGASKGPVRSPRGSINGDGIASPHREEPQSFAQKLQFKVPSMESLIRGGASRAESLFRSPSKDNLVRSSSRESLTPLGENDSPGAPTYDPPSDIESEAEEPQGTAESLSKEQLLHRLFQVESSLGKYRGKYSELVTAYRTVQRDKEKTQVILSQSQDKALRRIGELREELQMDQQAKKHLQEEFDAVLEEKDQRITVLQTQVALLKKRVKVFSDETLPPENEVPQSRDTEDSASAAQSPSKEQGAESEGEGNSDPAKLMEALQKRVTRQESLLQKCKELIRTHKERSAQLGSENETLQEQLQERLQELEKMKELHTTEKTKSITQLRDAKNLIEQLEQDKGMVIAETKRQMHETLEIKEEEIAQLRSRLQQTTSKKEELQDQKEKAEKSAFEELERALGVAQKAEEARKQLQVQLEEQVKNIEMEGEEERKKLQQELTRVKQEVVIIMKKSSEETVAGLEKLHSETLATKEAETNARISKAVEECKAEFAQLAKEQEQQSSLALEDADLQKTAVRTEAESTVKELQLELETARTRILELESSMEKFSEEGASLSNELSSQMDELQDKLKVQICALQEKHQEQMENHKCIVNQHHDAVVEELKENHRVEVETLMKEKEMQFQAHVEDMNQKTFEKLDAKQAELEALSSEHSEALATKQLLEEKLVAAEEAHHSARKEHKKKFQDQAAKHSVKLANIKQEHEQSFGGVEKTLKQELNAMQIVLREKEKEIGEHVLREKTLQEQSNSNIQELHVKVKELEELQQSLSQSQLEYSSLKESNAQLSKIMEELDQCKKDLADLEHQLEAAKKDCQQKEKSLQEQEHQLQQTKKDISEKEKSFTAELNTKQEEQTCFKKQLDEKNAHEKKMKNTITELETKVKSQETKMEKFKQKAKEMQENFKKKLQQNDETMKKELAKKATELQQKEQQVQEKILEMAQKSSHGLSTAMTELQANHKEEVEKLRDSHKRGAEEMQRQWQEKFGQQEEELMEKHSVVLQEKAQELVELSQQLGKSREDTDQVMCEMKDLKEELAIRETTVQKLQEELNEAAVKLESLSQGEAMLKEQMESVERNLNQAMNERNALQDKLSAKEEESREKMKSLSDKLEETETQLKALESSRFKESDDLQNKCEEAARQLQAKEAEFQQQLIMINKQLENYCQEVQSQVECGSNELRHRVECRVNELKDRLLCSQRKVGHLKNTILTKADRICTLEETLHRQMEENQNLCISLEQTSAQVSAHAEHIKALTNVKENHSMSIGDKVQKIEELREANRIISDSMKANEAHISDLESIVSDLKNQLEICVKEKEEAINHLKQQYEEERQQEAVQMKETIERLEQERKSASEQADALRSRLSEYENKAEIKFVQNDNTITSLLARLEELELEMSEKNEALRSLTASIDNQSISKSEMDQVLSEKEQKLSGLTSELESCVSRLAELQEQLALKSKECEQLAADLKQQHSIRESNKRELEEQLQQTQMQSALSGNSEQEMAGKLHSLEEDNQKCKLLLESQREEFERIKSEIIKSKEESLKATAEKLSAESARKVSELKKKAEQKIGQIKKQLTSQLEEKEQTIKALQTSVEEIKSSETSGQQQIETLEERLKTLEEALVKLREEQERELEQTLRYERLEKEKSVEELKTMYEEKLTLLQTDTAQQGELKEAKSALQEIEAKLKEAEEQNQNLLAEINHLKEEMREREARLNQHQETIKQPEVVAEMTVECSSAQQTKSVMENQTHNHSPLQEEDGDSLESLKSKLSRVSNEKEKIHKDFTRLQKDVRLLRKEHEQDIEYMKKELLEENEKNLKMELEDVEMKHNSAIKHLMREINTQMALKESELESAVKEAIGEAEETKAQSVEAELITSHREEASQFRKVITQKDDDLHRTVQKYEEVIQSREEEMGDRVWQVQKELEDLRATSHGPAEMSSEELQTHLAEKTTLLSEARLKEQEFVERIHSLEDKIKCFTRKTVVTHLGSTFKDSGFNSTDALSETTELEYLRKVFFEYMMGRETKTMAKVITSMLKFSPDQAQKVLDIEDSKTTPWLR
- the golga4 gene encoding golgin subfamily A member 4 isoform X3 codes for the protein MFKKLKQKITEEQSPQRNAQSPPQAQMGSGERRSSQTPPFHHDGSPSPSDREVLAGMIAEPAFLSEYTIFALDHSNRPKTAQVASVGASKGPVRSPRGSINGDGIASPHREEPQSFAQKLQFKVPSMESLIRGGASRAESLFRSPSKDNLVRSSSRESLTPLGENDSPGAPTYDPPSDIESEAEEPQGTAESLSKEQLLHRLFQVESSLGKYRGKYSELVTAYRTVQRDKEKTQVILSQSQDKALRRIGELREELQMDQQAKKHLQEEFDAVLEEKDQRITVLQTQVALLKKRVKVFSDETLPPENEVPQSRDTEDSASAAQSPSKEQGAESEGEGNSDPAKLMEALQKRVTRQESLLQKCKELIRTHKERSAQLGSENETLQEQLQERLQELEKMKGMVIAETKRQMHETLEIKEEEIAQLRSRLQQTTSKKEELQDQKEKAEKSAFEELERALGVAQKAEEARKQLQVQLEEQVKNIEMEGEEERKKLQQELTRVKQEVVIIMKKSSEETVAGLEKLHSETLATKEAETNARISKAVEECKAEFAQLAKEQEQQSSLALEDADLQKTAVRTEAESTVKELQLELETARTRILELESSMEKFSEEGASLSNELSSQMDELQDKLKVQICALQEKHQEQMENHKCIVNQHHDAVVEELKENHRVEVETLMKEKEMQFQAHVEDMNQKTFEKLDAKQAELEALSSEHSEALATKQLLEEKLVAAEEAHHSARKEHKKKFQDQAAKHSVKLANIKQEHEQSFGGVEKTLKQELNAMQIVLREKEKEIGEHVLREKTLQEQSNSNIQELHVKVKELEELQQSLSQSQLEYSSLKESNAQLSKIMEELDQCKKDLADLEHQLEAAKKDCQQKEKSLQEQEHQLQQTKKDISEKEKSFTAELNTKQEEQTCFKKQLDEKNAHEKKMKNTITELETKVKSQETKMEKFKQKAKEMQENFKKKLQQNDETMKKELAKKATELQQKEQQVQEKILEMAQKSSHGLSTAMTELQANHKEEVEKLRDSHKRGAEEMQRQWQEKFGQQEEELMEKHSVVLQEKAQELVELSQQLGKSREDTDQVMCEMKDLKEELAIRETTVQKLQEELNEAAVKLESLSQGEAMLKEQMESVERNLNQAMNERNALQDKLSAKEEESREKMKSLSDKLEETETQLKALESSRFKESDDLQNKCEEAARQLQAKEAEFQQQLIMINKQLENYCQEVQSQVECGSNELRHRVECRVNELKDRLLCSQRKVGHLKNTILTKADRICTLEETLHRQMEENQNLCISLEQTSAQVSAHAEHIKALTNVKENHSMSIGDKVQKIEELREANRIISDSMKANEAHISDLESIVSDLKNQLEICVKEKEEAINHLKQQYEEERQQEAVQMKETIERLEQERKSASEQADALRSRLSEYENKAEIKFVQNDNTITSLLARLEELELEMSEKNEALRSLTASIDNQSISKSEMDQVLSEKEQKLSGLTSELESCVSRLAELQEQLALKSKECEQLAADLKQQHSIRESNKRELEEQLQQTQMQSALSGNSEQEMAGKLHSLEEDNQKCKLLLESQREEFERIKSEIIKSKEESLKATAEKLSAESARKVSELKKKAEQKIGQIKKQLTSQLEEKEQTIKALQTSVEEIKSSETSGQQQIETLEERLKTLEEALVKLREEQERELEQTLRYERLEKEKSVEELKTMYEEKLTLLQTDTAQQGELKEAKSALQEIEAKLKEAEEQNQNLLAEINHLKEEMREREARLNQHQETIKQPEVVAEMTVECSSAQQTKSVMENQTHNHSPLQEEDGDSLESLKSKLSRVSNEKEKIHKDFTRLQKDVRLLRKEHEQDIEYMKKELLEENEKNLKMELEDVEMKHNSAIKHLMREINTQMALKESELESAVKEAIGEAEETKAQSVEAELITSHREEASQFRKVITQKDDDLHRTVQKYEEVIQSREEEMGDRVWQVQKELEDLRATSHGPAEMSSEELQTHLAEKTTLLSEARLKEQEFVERIHSLEDKIKCFTRKTVVTHLGSTFKDSGFNSTDALSETTELEYLRKVFFEYMMGRETKTMAKVITSMLKFSPDQAQKVLDIEDSKTTPWLR